Proteins encoded by one window of Planktothrix tepida PCC 9214:
- the argS gene encoding arginine--tRNA ligase — translation MTSTVELLKIKFNQALVAAFGEDFATTDPMVVAATNPKFGDYQCNVAMSLTKPLKSNPRAIATQIINHLNLDGICETPEIAGPGFINLRLKTDYLKTQLQKMLGDERLNIPKANPNQKIIVDFSSPNIAKEMHVGHLRSTIIGDCIARILEFQGHDVLRLNHVGDWGTQFGMLITYLKEVYPDALTTANALDLGDLVEFYRQAKVRFDQDETFKETARQEVVKLQAGAEDSRRAWQLLCEQSRREFQLIYDDLDIQLTERGESFYNPFLPAIIEELDKIGLLVQDQGAKCVFLEGFTNKEGEPLPLIVQKTDGGYNYATTDLAALRHRIETEKATRIIYVTDAGQSNHFMQVWQVAKRAGWIPENVELVHVSFGVVKGEDGKKLKTRSGETVRLRELLDEAVNYAKTDLETRITEEARTETEGFIDQVAKVVGLSAVKYADLSQNRTSDYIFSFDKMLALQGNTAPYMLYVYARIQGISRKGNINWQQLGTDVNLVLQAETELVLAKHLLQLQEVLVEVSQDLLPNRLCLYLFELSQKFNQFYDQCSVLDAEEPQRTSRIALCDLTARTLKLGLSLLGISVLERM, via the coding sequence ATGACATCTACAGTAGAACTGCTCAAAATTAAATTTAATCAAGCGTTAGTCGCCGCATTTGGGGAAGATTTCGCCACAACTGACCCGATGGTTGTTGCAGCAACAAATCCCAAATTTGGGGATTATCAATGTAATGTGGCGATGTCTTTAACCAAACCTTTAAAAAGTAATCCGAGAGCGATCGCAACTCAAATCATAAACCATTTAAACCTCGATGGAATTTGCGAAACTCCCGAAATTGCTGGCCCTGGTTTTATTAATTTACGCTTAAAAACCGATTATTTAAAAACCCAACTGCAAAAAATGTTAGGAGATGAACGGTTAAACATTCCTAAAGCAAACCCCAATCAAAAAATAATTGTCGATTTTTCCAGCCCCAATATTGCCAAAGAAATGCACGTCGGACATTTGCGTTCTACAATTATTGGAGATTGTATTGCCAGAATCTTAGAATTTCAAGGACATGATGTTTTACGCCTGAACCATGTTGGGGACTGGGGCACTCAATTTGGAATGTTAATTACTTATTTAAAAGAAGTTTATCCCGATGCTTTAACGACTGCGAATGCGTTAGATTTAGGGGATTTAGTCGAATTTTATCGGCAAGCCAAAGTTAGATTTGATCAAGATGAAACCTTTAAAGAAACAGCCCGTCAAGAAGTGGTAAAATTACAAGCGGGGGCAGAAGATAGCCGTCGAGCTTGGCAATTATTGTGTGAACAATCTCGGCGAGAATTTCAGTTAATTTATGATGATCTCGATATTCAATTAACCGAAAGAGGAGAATCTTTTTATAATCCCTTTTTACCTGCTATTATTGAGGAATTAGACAAAATTGGATTATTAGTGCAAGACCAAGGGGCAAAATGTGTCTTTTTAGAAGGATTTACCAATAAAGAGGGGGAACCTTTACCCTTAATTGTACAAAAAACCGATGGCGGTTATAATTATGCGACAACGGATTTAGCCGCCTTAAGACATCGCATTGAAACCGAAAAAGCGACCCGGATTATTTATGTGACTGATGCGGGACAATCAAACCATTTTATGCAGGTTTGGCAAGTAGCAAAACGAGCAGGTTGGATACCGGAAAATGTCGAATTAGTTCATGTTTCCTTTGGAGTTGTCAAAGGAGAAGATGGCAAAAAATTAAAAACCCGTTCTGGGGAAACGGTGCGGTTAAGAGAGTTATTAGATGAGGCAGTAAATTATGCCAAAACCGATTTAGAAACCCGCATCACCGAAGAAGCTCGCACGGAAACTGAAGGATTTATTGATCAGGTTGCGAAAGTTGTAGGTTTGAGTGCGGTTAAATACGCAGATTTAAGCCAAAATCGCACCAGTGATTATATTTTTAGCTTTGATAAAATGTTAGCGTTGCAAGGCAATACAGCCCCCTATATGCTTTATGTCTATGCCAGAATTCAAGGCATTAGTCGTAAAGGGAATATTAATTGGCAACAGTTGGGAACGGATGTTAACCTAGTTTTGCAAGCCGAGACAGAATTGGTATTAGCTAAACATCTTTTGCAATTACAAGAGGTTTTAGTAGAGGTTTCCCAGGATTTATTACCCAACCGTTTATGCTTGTATTTGTTTGAATTAAGCCAAAAATTCAATCAATTTTATGATCAATGTTCGGTTTTGGACGCAGAAGAACCTCAACGAACTTCCCGTATTGCTTTGTGTGATTTAACCGCACGAACTTTAAAATTAGGGTTATCTCTGTTAGGAATTTCGGTATTAGAACGAATGTAA
- a CDS encoding sulfonate ABC transporter substrate-binding protein, whose product MKFNRNHITLSLSIYDGFCIKVHRQGEIPSSEITLKVRSVMTRLFARLNVPFWLRHLSTALKRRSLLRFMGLFAGGLYLSFALAACSSGNSANTPTSVATNTATPSSSVVRIGYQKSATLLNALKSQGTLEKRLQPQGITVQWSEFSAGPAILEGLNVGQIDFGYTGETPPIFAQAANAPLVYVAYEPLGPKAEAILIPKDSPIQSVADLKGKKVALNKGSNVHYLLVAALENAGLQYSDITPVFLPPADARAAFEQGSVDAWVIWDPYLAVAETAIGAKILTDGTGLVENRGFFLASQKFVEQNSPVITAILEELKTTSEWAKTNPQKVAEFLSKETGIDVNSLLLAESRRSYGVDPLTPETISGQQKIADTFYRLQLIPQQISIQSAVKNLS is encoded by the coding sequence TTGAAATTCAATCGAAATCATATTACACTTTCCCTATCGATTTATGATGGATTCTGCATCAAAGTCCATCGCCAGGGTGAGATCCCTAGCTCAGAAATTACGTTAAAGGTGAGAAGTGTGATGACTCGATTATTTGCCCGGTTAAACGTTCCTTTTTGGCTGCGACACCTCTCAACAGCCCTAAAACGTCGTTCTCTTCTAAGGTTTATGGGTTTATTTGCGGGTGGCTTATATTTAAGTTTTGCCTTAGCCGCTTGCAGTAGCGGAAATTCTGCCAATACTCCAACTTCTGTCGCCACCAACACAGCCACCCCCTCCAGTTCTGTGGTTAGAATTGGCTATCAAAAATCCGCTACCCTCCTCAACGCCTTAAAATCCCAAGGAACCTTAGAAAAGCGTTTACAACCCCAGGGAATAACTGTTCAATGGTCGGAATTTTCGGCTGGCCCCGCAATTTTAGAAGGCTTAAACGTCGGACAAATTGACTTTGGTTACACCGGAGAAACCCCGCCCATTTTTGCTCAAGCCGCGAATGCGCCCTTAGTTTATGTTGCCTATGAACCCTTGGGGCCGAAAGCCGAAGCGATTTTAATTCCCAAGGATTCACCCATTCAAAGTGTTGCCGATTTAAAAGGGAAAAAAGTTGCTTTAAATAAAGGTTCAAATGTGCATTATTTACTCGTAGCAGCCTTAGAAAATGCCGGGTTGCAATATAGCGATATTACTCCGGTTTTTCTGCCTCCGGCTGATGCAAGAGCCGCCTTTGAACAAGGAAGCGTTGATGCTTGGGTCATTTGGGATCCTTATTTAGCCGTTGCCGAAACTGCGATTGGGGCAAAAATTTTAACCGATGGTACAGGATTAGTAGAAAACCGAGGCTTTTTCTTAGCCTCTCAAAAGTTTGTTGAGCAAAATTCTCCTGTAATTACTGCCATCTTAGAAGAACTGAAAACCACCAGCGAATGGGCAAAAACTAACCCTCAAAAAGTTGCAGAATTTCTATCGAAAGAAACAGGAATTGATGTTAATTCTCTGTTATTAGCTGAAAGTCGTCGCAGTTATGGTGTTGATCCCTTAACTCCAGAAACCATTTCAGGTCAACAAAAAATTGCCGATACCTTCTATCGTTTACAACTGATTCCACAACAAATTAGCATTCAATCGGCGGTTAAAAATCTATCTTAA
- a CDS encoding MarC family protein → MVEDLLTFVLGSFASLFPIVDPLGAVPIFLILAAGYSPELQQKCALKTSLSFVGVLVFFLLVGDGILEFFGLAMSGVKVAGGIVIFESGWEALKAEPRLTPTEEEALSCQIQEHKDISFIPLTIPLLAGPGAIAVTLGLAAQAGETLSSETILHLGAIIVAIVLIGILVYGCLILSRRLLNLLGENGIIAFTRLLGLFILALGVQLILSGLEDWIEGLFSTYLSDLISLPR, encoded by the coding sequence ATGGTAGAAGATTTATTAACCTTTGTTTTAGGCAGTTTTGCGTCCTTATTCCCCATTGTCGATCCCTTGGGTGCTGTGCCGATATTTTTAATTTTAGCGGCGGGCTATTCTCCAGAGTTGCAACAAAAATGTGCGCTTAAAACTTCCTTGAGCTTTGTAGGAGTTTTAGTCTTCTTTTTATTAGTCGGAGATGGAATTTTAGAATTCTTTGGTTTAGCAATGTCTGGGGTAAAAGTAGCCGGAGGAATTGTAATTTTTGAATCAGGATGGGAAGCGTTAAAAGCAGAACCCAGATTAACCCCAACGGAAGAAGAAGCCTTAAGTTGTCAAATTCAAGAACATAAAGATATTTCCTTTATTCCCTTAACCATTCCTTTATTAGCAGGGCCAGGAGCGATCGCCGTAACATTAGGATTAGCCGCCCAAGCTGGCGAAACTTTATCCTCAGAAACTATATTACATTTAGGGGCGATTATTGTTGCGATTGTCCTGATTGGAATTTTAGTTTATGGCTGTTTAATTCTATCCCGTCGTTTACTTAATCTTTTAGGAGAAAATGGAATTATTGCCTTTACCCGTCTTCTGGGTTTATTTATTTTAGCCCTGGGTGTACAATTAATCTTAAGTGGGTTAGAAGACTGGATTGAAGGTTTATTTTCAACCTATTTATCCGATTTAATCTCTTTGCCTCGATAG
- a CDS encoding phage holin family protein has translation MLVSLLIAWLVTAVSLYLIAQLSQFTGVEINDFKKALISSAVFGLVNALVRPLLVLIFLPATLIFAGSFITFILNVVMFALAAKLVEGFSLRWGIWSAVIGALALSFINSLLFQVLAQVGIR, from the coding sequence ATGTTAGTCAGTTTGTTAATTGCTTGGTTAGTAACAGCCGTCAGTTTATATCTAATTGCTCAACTCAGTCAATTTACTGGTGTTGAAATTAATGATTTTAAAAAAGCCTTGATTTCTTCGGCGGTTTTTGGACTGGTTAATGCTTTAGTACGCCCTCTTTTAGTCTTAATTTTCCTCCCAGCAACTTTAATTTTTGCAGGATCTTTTATTACATTTATTCTCAACGTTGTGATGTTTGCCTTAGCGGCTAAACTGGTGGAAGGATTTAGCTTACGGTGGGGAATTTGGAGTGCTGTAATTGGGGCTTTAGCTTTGAGTTTTATTAATTCTCTTCTGTTTCAGGTCTTAGCACAAGTCGGTATTAGATAA
- a CDS encoding DMT family transporter, translated as MTLSQPKFQHIQGIILLIVVTLLWGTTFPLVKDTIHSISPGVLIAIRSALAAIAFSLHLRSLNLKLIRDGIILGILLFASLAIQAIALETLSANRAAFIASLNVILVPLLGQLFGQKIRRGLFLAAGLALVGVGVMSWEGGMLTAGDLWMLLDVLLYTSYILLLEAVTCTHSSQPLTAIQLVVMTVLATVWTLPDLMGQWQGIQGHYVPLLYLAVVTAVTTWLPAIAQHWVSASETAVIYTFEPVFASVFSFWLLGETLGLRGWFGGAMILAAMFISQQHTNPTGLKGETSCEENILIPTIEPLVMSEEICINFSWNHPELGTEPIPVLAASIPHPELIEQRIERLEEPGRIK; from the coding sequence ATGACCCTTTCTCAACCCAAATTCCAACATATCCAGGGGATTATTCTGTTGATCGTCGTTACTTTACTTTGGGGAACAACATTTCCCTTGGTTAAAGATACCATTCATAGTATTTCCCCAGGTGTATTAATTGCTATCCGATCTGCTTTAGCGGCGATCGCTTTTTCCCTGCATTTACGGAGTTTGAATCTGAAGTTAATTCGAGATGGGATTATATTAGGAATTCTACTCTTTGCTTCCTTAGCCATTCAAGCGATCGCATTAGAAACTCTCTCCGCCAATCGTGCTGCTTTTATTGCCAGTTTAAACGTCATTTTAGTTCCCTTATTAGGGCAATTATTCGGTCAAAAAATACGACGGGGACTATTCTTAGCCGCCGGACTGGCGTTAGTGGGGGTGGGGGTGATGTCCTGGGAAGGCGGAATGCTGACGGCTGGAGACTTGTGGATGTTATTAGATGTTCTGCTTTATACCAGCTATATTTTGCTTTTAGAAGCCGTCACCTGCACTCATTCATCTCAACCCTTGACCGCCATTCAGCTTGTAGTAATGACGGTTTTAGCGACTGTATGGACGTTACCGGATTTGATGGGACAATGGCAGGGGATTCAGGGTCATTACGTCCCTTTATTATACCTGGCAGTGGTGACGGCCGTTACGACTTGGTTGCCTGCGATCGCTCAACATTGGGTTTCTGCCTCAGAAACGGCTGTAATTTATACCTTTGAACCTGTTTTTGCATCCGTATTTTCCTTTTGGTTACTCGGTGAAACGTTAGGACTGCGGGGTTGGTTTGGAGGGGCAATGATTTTAGCAGCAATGTTTATTAGTCAACAACACACGAACCCGACCGGCTTGAAGGGTGAAACAAGCTGTGAAGAAAATATTCTCATTCCTACAATTGAACCCCTGGTAATGAGTGAGGAAATTTGTATTAATTTTTCTTGGAATCATCCCGAATTAGGAACAGAACCAATCCCTGTATTGGCGGCTTCAATTCCCCATCCAGAGTTAATAGAACAGAGAATTGAAAGATTAGAAGAACCGGGAAGGATAAAATAA
- the ychF gene encoding redox-regulated ATPase YchF, with translation MLRAGIVGLPNVGKSTLFNALVANAKATAANFPFCTIEPNVGVVAVPDERLNVLAKISNSEQIIPTRIEFVDIAGLVKGASQGEGLGNQFLSHIREVDAIVHVVRCFENDDIIHVAGSVDPLRDIDIINLELALSDLAQVERRIDRARKQARTSKEAQIEVTALEKVAVLLNEGKPARQATLTEEEIEAVKGLGLVTQKPVIYATNVSEDDLSTGNEQVEKVREVAKLDNAQVVIISAQVEAELVDLSEEERADFLASLGVEEGGLKSLIRATYELLGLRTYLTTGPKETRAWTIKAGMSAPQAAGVIHSDFERGFIRAETVAYKDLVATGSMTAAKEKGLVRSEGKEYIVQEGDVMLFRFNV, from the coding sequence ATGCTAAGAGCCGGAATTGTTGGACTTCCCAACGTTGGTAAATCGACATTATTTAACGCTTTAGTTGCTAATGCGAAGGCGACTGCGGCTAACTTTCCCTTTTGTACTATTGAACCGAATGTCGGCGTTGTCGCAGTTCCCGATGAACGGTTGAACGTTTTAGCAAAAATTTCTAATTCTGAACAAATTATTCCCACTCGAATTGAATTTGTTGATATTGCAGGATTAGTAAAAGGAGCGAGTCAAGGAGAAGGGTTAGGAAATCAATTTTTATCCCATATTCGAGAAGTAGATGCCATTGTTCATGTCGTGCGCTGCTTTGAAAATGATGATATTATTCATGTAGCGGGTTCTGTTGATCCCTTGCGTGATATTGATATTATTAATTTAGAATTAGCCTTATCAGATTTAGCCCAAGTTGAACGACGTATTGACCGTGCCCGCAAACAAGCAAGAACCAGCAAAGAAGCTCAAATTGAAGTCACCGCTTTAGAAAAAGTTGCAGTATTATTAAATGAAGGAAAACCCGCCCGTCAAGCAACATTAACCGAAGAAGAAATAGAAGCCGTTAAAGGGTTAGGGTTAGTCACACAAAAACCTGTGATTTATGCAACAAATGTGTCAGAAGATGATTTATCAACAGGTAATGAACAGGTTGAAAAAGTCCGAGAAGTCGCAAAATTAGATAATGCTCAAGTGGTAATTATTTCAGCCCAAGTGGAAGCCGAATTAGTGGATTTATCCGAAGAAGAACGAGCGGACTTTTTAGCGTCTTTAGGCGTAGAAGAAGGGGGTTTAAAATCCTTAATTAGAGCCACTTATGAATTATTAGGATTACGCACCTATTTAACCACTGGCCCGAAAGAAACTCGTGCCTGGACAATTAAAGCCGGAATGTCTGCACCCCAAGCCGCCGGAGTTATTCACTCTGATTTTGAACGGGGATTTATTCGGGCGGAAACCGTTGCGTATAAAGATTTAGTGGCGACAGGTTCGATGACGGCGGCGAAGGAAAAAGGGTTAGTTCGTAGTGAAGGAAAAGAATATATTGTTCAAGAAGGAGATGTGATGTTATTCCGATTTAATGTTTAA
- a CDS encoding outer membrane protein, translating to MKSVLTSCFSLLTFLVVTPAWASSVKLDSEQNLSSVFSEDQHQFLIHSDWHFSGDLSSVQVNPVSVEKIAIAPSPSQQSTTHNAEDFKLSNLNSTFLNSSRNAADLQPYQLRKDDEILSNSSWSNLEKNTISQNPINFDQVVNEVLTEESQSSTPKTEQPQSRNGWRFEVEPMLFVPFNIDGYAIVGEGASVNRVVLVDLITAEITNRILNQLPQDLIEKAVDRVLERLPFDRRNTRLEDRIAQEVRERLQQRGQDLTERLETQIREGVQTIVDRVPPGQVPVEVDFNIGLGQILDFNKILELGTRLEAWNGDIGFIFQGTYAEMGVTENGSQIDLDLNTKLLTAEVSLAWHLGTLSLTQVKDSSRQKPVYPSLDFEVYGGTRFGYLESDFSFDPGPDINYRPDWFDPSFGAQIKLNLADNLAITTRGGTAITGGSDALTNWDLLIGLDWQVSRDLTLSAGYRLYQLKVEQEGDYGTSTVKMTSQGMRLGLGWSF from the coding sequence ATGAAATCAGTTTTAACTTCTTGTTTTAGTTTATTAACTTTTCTAGTGGTGACTCCCGCTTGGGCGAGTTCTGTTAAACTGGATTCTGAACAAAACCTCTCCTCTGTTTTTTCAGAAGATCAGCATCAGTTTTTGATTCATTCTGATTGGCATTTTTCCGGTGATCTATCTTCAGTTCAGGTTAATCCGGTTTCGGTTGAGAAAATTGCGATCGCTCCTTCACCTTCACAACAATCCACCACACATAATGCAGAAGATTTTAAACTCTCTAATTTGAATTCAACCTTTTTAAATTCTAGCAGGAATGCAGCCGATTTGCAACCGTATCAACTGAGAAAAGATGATGAAATTTTATCAAATTCAAGTTGGTCTAATTTAGAAAAAAATACAATCAGCCAAAATCCGATTAATTTTGATCAGGTTGTTAATGAAGTCTTGACTGAAGAGTCCCAGAGTTCGACTCCTAAAACTGAACAACCTCAGTCCCGCAACGGATGGCGATTTGAAGTTGAACCGATGCTATTTGTTCCGTTTAATATTGATGGTTATGCCATTGTTGGAGAAGGTGCGAGTGTTAATCGAGTCGTTTTAGTAGACTTAATTACGGCTGAAATTACCAATCGTATCTTAAATCAATTACCCCAAGATTTAATTGAAAAAGCGGTTGATCGAGTGTTAGAACGATTACCTTTTGATCGCAGAAATACTCGATTAGAAGATCGCATTGCTCAAGAGGTGCGAGAACGTTTACAACAACGGGGACAAGACCTAACAGAACGCTTAGAAACGCAGATTCGGGAAGGGGTACAAACAATAGTAGATCGAGTTCCTCCGGGTCAAGTTCCCGTTGAAGTTGATTTTAATATTGGGTTAGGACAGATTTTGGATTTCAATAAAATTTTAGAGTTAGGAACTCGTTTAGAAGCGTGGAATGGGGATATCGGATTCATCTTTCAGGGAACTTATGCTGAAATGGGTGTTACCGAGAACGGTTCACAAATTGATCTTGATTTGAATACGAAATTATTAACAGCAGAAGTCTCCCTTGCATGGCATTTAGGAACCCTTTCTCTCACTCAGGTTAAAGATTCTTCTCGACAAAAACCTGTCTATCCTTCCCTTGATTTTGAAGTTTATGGTGGGACTCGTTTTGGCTATCTTGAGAGTGATTTTAGTTTTGATCCTGGCCCAGATATTAACTATCGACCTGATTGGTTTGATCCGTCTTTTGGTGCACAAATTAAACTCAATTTAGCCGATAATTTAGCGATTACAACACGGGGAGGAACTGCCATTACAGGAGGAAGTGATGCTCTTACGAATTGGGATTTACTCATTGGTTTAGATTGGCAAGTTTCCCGTGATTTAACCTTATCCGCAGGCTATCGTTTATATCAATTAAAAGTTGAACAAGAAGGAGACTATGGAACCTCTACTGTTAAAATGACTTCACAAGGAATGCGTTTAGGATTAGGTTGGTCTTTCTAA
- the ssuE gene encoding NADPH-dependent FMN reductase, translating into MAKIVAIAGSPSHPSRTYGIVEYALNLLAQNGFETDLISVRDLPSEDLIFGRYDSPALEPAKALIQAASGLIVATPVYKAAYTGVLKSFLDLLPPKFLSGKVILPIATGGTIAHLLSIDYALKPILSELGAEYLLNGVYAVDKQIQRQENGGFLLDEEIEQRLQKSVHDLGQTVEQISNLTEKLIPA; encoded by the coding sequence ATGGCAAAAATTGTAGCGATCGCAGGCAGTCCTTCCCATCCTTCTCGGACTTATGGAATTGTCGAATATGCCCTAAATTTACTGGCTCAAAATGGGTTTGAAACCGATTTAATTTCCGTTCGAGATCTCCCTTCAGAAGATTTAATCTTTGGACGCTATGATAGTCCGGCTTTAGAACCTGCAAAAGCCTTAATTCAAGCTGCATCAGGATTAATTGTTGCTACACCTGTTTATAAAGCGGCTTATACTGGGGTATTAAAATCCTTTTTAGATTTATTACCGCCTAAATTTCTATCAGGTAAAGTGATTTTACCCATCGCTACTGGGGGAACAATTGCCCATTTATTAAGTATTGATTATGCTCTTAAACCTATTTTATCAGAATTAGGCGCGGAATATTTATTAAATGGGGTTTATGCAGTTGATAAACAAATTCAACGTCAAGAAAATGGGGGGTTTTTATTAGATGAAGAGATTGAACAACGCTTACAAAAATCGGTTCACGATTTAGGACAAACCGTTGAGCAGATATCTAACCTTACCGAAAAATTAATTCCGGCATAA
- a CDS encoding cupin domain-containing protein encodes MITVEELIKKYQLIPHPEGGYFRETYRSEGVIPHQALPDNFKGDRNYCTGIYFLLPQGTKSCLHRIQSDEMWHFYLGGSMTLVLMHEDYGVQNIILGSDIQQGETVQFVVPAGWWFGGYPNSESVYSFVGCTVAPGFDFADFELASRTDLISKFPESSELILKLTPDA; translated from the coding sequence ATGATTACGGTAGAAGAATTAATTAAAAAATATCAGCTTATTCCTCATCCTGAAGGGGGATATTTTCGAGAAACCTATCGTTCAGAGGGGGTAATTCCTCATCAAGCTTTACCGGATAATTTTAAAGGCGATCGCAATTATTGTACAGGAATTTATTTTTTATTGCCTCAAGGAACCAAATCCTGTTTACATCGAATTCAATCCGATGAAATGTGGCATTTTTATTTAGGGGGTTCAATGACTTTGGTGTTAATGCACGAAGACTATGGCGTACAGAATATTATTCTGGGTTCTGATATTCAACAAGGGGAAACGGTGCAGTTTGTTGTTCCGGCGGGATGGTGGTTTGGCGGTTATCCTAACTCAGAAAGTGTCTATAGTTTTGTCGGGTGTACCGTTGCGCCAGGGTTTGATTTTGCCGATTTTGAATTAGCGAGTCGGACTGACTTGATCTCCAAGTTTCCAGAGTCTTCTGAACTGATTTTAAAATTAACTCCTGATGCTTAA
- the ssuC gene encoding aliphatic sulfonate ABC transporter permease SsuC, whose protein sequence is MAKKGLDTVLNHPIVPWIVPVGFLLIWQFLSQVGWLSNRVLPAPTDVLQAAIKLGLSGELFKHILISTQRAIAGFIVGGIIGVALGLLNGISQPANRILDTSVQMVRNIPHLALIPLVILWFGIGEEAKLFLVSFGVFFPLYINTWHGIKTVDAGLIEMGKVYGLNPWDLFWQVILPGALPSILVGVRYGLGIMWLTLIVAETIAANSGIGYMAMNAREFMRTDVVVLSILMYALLGKLADAIACGLEAKLLQWHPSYQ, encoded by the coding sequence ATGGCTAAAAAAGGATTAGATACCGTTTTAAATCATCCGATTGTTCCTTGGATTGTACCCGTCGGATTTTTGCTCATTTGGCAATTTTTATCTCAGGTGGGATGGTTATCGAATCGGGTTTTACCCGCCCCAACGGATGTCCTACAAGCTGCGATTAAATTAGGGTTAAGCGGTGAATTATTCAAACATATTCTGATTAGTACCCAACGAGCGATCGCAGGCTTCATTGTTGGGGGAATAATTGGGGTGGCTTTGGGCTTACTCAATGGCATTTCCCAACCAGCTAACAGAATTCTGGATACCTCTGTGCAGATGGTCAGAAATATTCCTCACTTAGCTTTAATTCCCTTGGTCATTCTTTGGTTTGGAATTGGGGAAGAAGCCAAACTTTTTTTAGTGTCTTTTGGGGTATTTTTTCCCCTTTATATTAATACTTGGCATGGAATTAAAACCGTTGATGCAGGATTAATTGAAATGGGGAAAGTTTATGGTTTAAATCCTTGGGATTTATTTTGGCAAGTGATTCTGCCAGGGGCGTTACCGTCTATTTTAGTGGGAGTGCGCTATGGATTAGGAATTATGTGGTTAACCTTAATTGTTGCCGAAACCATTGCGGCGAATTCAGGAATTGGTTATATGGCGATGAATGCTCGTGAGTTTATGCGAACGGATGTCGTGGTTTTAAGTATTCTCATGTACGCCTTACTGGGAAAATTAGCCGATGCGATCGCCTGTGGATTAGAAGCGAAATTATTGCAATGGCATCCAAGTTATCAATAG
- the ssuD gene encoding FMNH2-dependent alkanesulfonate monooxygenase, with amino-acid sequence MQILWFFPTHGDGRYLGTSYGGRAVTLDYLKQIAQAVDHLGYTGALIPTGRSCEDAWIAAASLISVTQRMKFLVALRPGMTTPSTVARMAATFDRLSGGRLLVNVVTGGDPVEMAGEGLHLSHDDRYALTDEFLQVWRGVMAGETVDFQGKYLDIQGAKLLFPPVQTPYPPLWFGGSSPAAMQVAAKHIDVYLTWGEPPEQVAEKISQMRQLAEAQGRTIRFGIRLHVIVRNTLTQAWDAANELIEYVDDEAIAIAQKALSRTDSEGQRRMTQLHGGSKTALEISPNLWAGVGLVRGGAGTALVGDADTVVKRMLEYQQLGIETFIFSGYPHLEEAYRVAELLFPHLPLEYQPPSLETNMMSPFGEIIANDRHPKSQRIPTPTAS; translated from the coding sequence ATGCAAATTCTTTGGTTTTTTCCCACTCACGGAGATGGACGTTATTTAGGAACGAGCTATGGCGGACGAGCCGTTACTCTGGACTACTTAAAACAAATTGCCCAAGCCGTTGATCACCTGGGCTACACAGGGGCACTGATTCCGACGGGACGCTCCTGTGAAGATGCTTGGATCGCTGCGGCATCCCTGATTTCCGTCACCCAACGGATGAAATTTTTAGTCGCCCTCCGTCCCGGGATGACTACCCCTAGCACCGTAGCAAGAATGGCGGCTACCTTTGATCGCCTTTCAGGAGGGAGGTTACTGGTAAATGTCGTCACCGGAGGCGATCCCGTTGAAATGGCGGGGGAAGGGTTGCATTTGTCCCATGATGATCGTTATGCGTTAACCGATGAATTTCTCCAAGTTTGGCGAGGAGTAATGGCCGGGGAAACGGTTGATTTTCAGGGGAAATATTTGGATATTCAAGGGGCAAAATTGCTATTTCCTCCCGTACAAACCCCCTATCCGCCTTTATGGTTTGGAGGTTCATCTCCCGCAGCGATGCAGGTAGCAGCCAAACACATTGATGTGTATTTGACCTGGGGAGAACCCCCGGAACAGGTGGCGGAAAAAATTTCCCAGATGCGCCAATTGGCGGAAGCTCAAGGTCGCACAATTCGGTTTGGGATTCGTCTCCATGTGATTGTCCGCAACACCTTAACTCAAGCTTGGGATGCCGCAAATGAATTAATTGAATATGTGGATGATGAGGCGATCGCAATCGCCCAAAAAGCTTTATCCCGAACAGATTCCGAGGGACAACGACGGATGACTCAACTGCATGGAGGCTCAAAAACTGCCCTAGAAATTAGCCCCAACCTGTGGGCGGGTGTGGGGTTAGTGCGGGGTGGGGCGGGAACGGCTTTAGTGGGGGATGCGGATACCGTTGTTAAACGGATGCTGGAATATCAACAATTAGGAATTGAAACGTTTATCTTCTCCGGTTATCCCCATTTAGAAGAAGCGTATCGCGTTGCTGAATTGTTATTTCCCCATCTTCCTTTAGAGTATCAACCTCCCTCTTTAGAGACGAATATGATGAGTCCTTTTGGGGAAATTATTGCTAATGATCGCCATCCCAAATCTCAACGGATTCCCACTCCTACTGCGTCCTAA